The following are encoded in a window of Haliotis asinina isolate JCU_RB_2024 chromosome 14, JCU_Hal_asi_v2, whole genome shotgun sequence genomic DNA:
- the LOC137260952 gene encoding P-selectin-like gives MLLMMVHGGIIILCLWYMSPVSGQRSGLWDVCACKWTAWGSWSMCSRRCWGVQVRQRKVLKKSTPQCSSLSACDGGRGARQLRYCNKQCVGGEYVKEKGKKGRCNCPAGLYGDCCDQVVTCGKAPAVLNANLSQATFNYSDVIRYDCNHGYSLKGPTEVTCGASGNWNGTLPECIADDPCKGVTCPLGESCRPQGETYTCFCPKNAPCNLDLAPEVVSCPNNKNITTPDRTVQYKWEVPKFKDAAGEKLQIEANYPGNEFRFPWGNRTIQYTAVKKSNGQTAVCEFSIDVKPIPCPKLSAPSRGVTVCTNWRSAYGKFCLVTCTMDYELPEDFDARQWVVCGSSGDWTPSNIPSECSVMFGGVNSDQEGALQKVDGCLTDEAQDDLRTRFLRLFRESYFKSFCTKYEELCTTENVQVLCWNNQLLS, from the exons ATGCTCCTCATGATGGTGCACGGCGGGATCATCATCCTTTGTTTGTGGTACATGAGTCCAGTCAGTGGTCAGCGAAGTGGCCTCTGGGATGTATGCGCCTGCAAGTGGACTGCGTGGGGGAGCTGGTCCATGTGCAGCAGAAGGTGCTGGGGAGTGCAAGTTCGGCAGAGGAAGGTTTTGAAGAAGAGTACGCCCCAGTGCAGTAGTTTATCTGCATGCGATGGTGGCCGCGGGGCAAGGCAACTGCGTTATTGCAATAAACAATGCGTGGGGGGAGAGTACGTGAAGGAAAAAGGGAAAAAGGGCCGGTGCAATTGCCCCGCTGGTCTTTATGGAGACTGTTGCGATCAAG TCGTAACCTGCGGCAAGGCACCCGCCGTCTTAAACGCTAACCTGTCCCAAGCCACCTTCaactacagtgacgtcatccgCTACGattgtaaccatggttacagttTGAAAGGACCGACGGAGGTGACGTGTGGTGCATCTGGTAACTGGAACGGAACTCTACCCGAGTGTATAG CGGATGATCCCTGCAAGGGCGTGACATGTCCGCTGGGGGAGAGCTGCCGACCACAGGGAGAGACCTACACGTGCTTCTGTCCGAAAAACGCGCCGTGCAATTTag ACCTTGCACCGGAAGTTGTAAGTTGCCCAAATAACAAGAACATCACAACCCCAGACCGAACCGTACAGTACAAGTGGGAAGTTCCCAAGTTCAAGGACGCGGCGGGAGAAAAACTTCAGATCGAGGCTAACTATCCGGGCAATGAATTCCGATTCCCTTGGGGAAATCGGACAATTCAGTACACGGCTGTTAAAAAGAGCAACGGACAGACGGCTGTATGTGAGTTCTCTATCGACGTCAAAC CCATACCATGTCCAAAGTTGTCTGCTCCTAGCCGAGGAGTCACCGTCTGCACTAACTGGCGCTCTGCGTACGGTAAATTCTGTCTTGTTACTTGCACGATGGATTATGAGCTTCCGGAGGACTTCGACGCACGTCAGTGGGTGGTGTGCGGTAGTAGTGGCGACTGGACTCCTTCAAACATCCCCAGTGAATGCAGCG TGATGTTTGGCGGTGTGAACAGTGACCAAGAAGGCGCTCTCCAGAAAGTTGACGGATGCCTCACAGACGAGGCACAGGATGATCTCCGAACCCGGTTTCTACGCTTGTTCAGAGAGTCCTACTTCAAGTCCTTTTGCACTAAATACGAAGAGTTATGCACGACAGAGAACGTACAGGTGCTGTGTTGGAACAACCAACTGCTTTCGTGA